The following are encoded in a window of Telmatobacter sp. DSM 110680 genomic DNA:
- a CDS encoding YncE family protein encodes MIRVLAKVFSFAIGWAILTGLHAQAPVTAVLPNGREIHPEGNWIPLAPYPFALAVRPDYAEIAVPSIGFPFALNVIDEPQTSNPKVRRFPTGHENDPSIEVHAGLSYSPDGNLLYVATGDSGKIRAYRTSDWNAAGEVSLDGSVGETDFGDSFAATLVVSADGKTLYALDQGNWRIVIIDATTWQKIGSVSTGSYPFGLALSPDGDRLYVTNSGLFEYSTIRGASEKNPLKTGLHFPPF; translated from the coding sequence ATGATCCGTGTTTTAGCGAAGGTCTTCTCATTCGCAATTGGATGGGCAATTTTGACCGGACTGCACGCCCAGGCTCCGGTAACGGCGGTCTTGCCGAACGGCCGCGAGATTCATCCCGAAGGAAACTGGATTCCGCTCGCTCCCTATCCGTTTGCTTTGGCCGTTCGCCCTGACTATGCAGAGATTGCAGTACCTTCGATAGGATTTCCGTTTGCTCTGAATGTAATCGACGAACCACAAACCTCAAATCCCAAGGTTCGTCGGTTCCCGACTGGACATGAAAATGATCCATCGATCGAAGTGCATGCCGGCCTGTCTTATTCGCCTGACGGTAATCTGCTCTATGTCGCCACCGGCGATTCTGGAAAGATTCGCGCTTATCGGACGAGCGATTGGAATGCTGCGGGCGAAGTCTCGCTAGACGGCTCCGTAGGCGAAACGGACTTTGGCGATAGTTTCGCAGCGACGCTAGTGGTTTCGGCTGATGGCAAAACACTCTACGCGCTGGACCAGGGAAACTGGCGCATCGTGATCATCGACGCCACAACGTGGCAGAAAATTGGTTCCGTCTCGACCGGCAGTTACCCATTCGGTCTCGCGCTGTCTCCGGACGGAGACAGGCTTTACGTCACAAATAGTGGCCTCTTTGAGTACTCCACTATTCGGGGCGCAAGCGAGAAGAACCCCCTGAAAACCGGCTTGCACTTTCCACCATTTTGA
- a CDS encoding bifunctional YncE family protein/alkaline phosphatase family protein, with the protein MIAEGKTIPGLGDENSDRGSSLWTYSVFDREHITLTAKLRLGTPITDSPGETVGGAAPTGVVASKDAVFVSLAHSDAIAKVSPDGTRLLAQAELSPFAGSIFRDPAGRPLRGVMPSGVAVGGGRLYVAESGINAVAVLDTDTLQVLEHIPVGWNPTAVALSSSGSTLYVINSKGKGSGPNAGRERDPAAPTYIGSLELGSLSAISFPGLPPADALTQIVVSANSAAIANSTPLPRLKHCFLIIRENRTYDEVLGDVPGANGDASLARYGMDGWTEEKKQAKHLKVTPNLHALAARFAISDNFYVDSDVSADGHRWMVGIQPTPFFNTAWTSSYGGRRQSSPTAEQPGRRALFGGADAPMPEDEPQFGSLWEHVAANGQGILNYGEGLEIEGNVEMPGAQPEGQRLLLNAPLPKPVFEASDRRFPTFNLGIPDQFRVREFERDFRLKLAAGKVPALIVIRLPNDHTADPRPGDGYPFRASYVADNDLALGRIVAFLSRTSIWKDSAVFVTEDDAQSGVDHVDAHRSILLVASPWVKPGMVSHGHASMGSITRTIDELLGLGPLNLEDALAAEITGIFDAQPHLEPYATRAADPRVFIPARARFAKPKSKKESAALLDVDDADEIRKQLKKEAGNLRRPNDD; encoded by the coding sequence GTGATCGCAGAAGGCAAGACGATTCCGGGCCTGGGTGACGAGAATTCAGATCGTGGCAGCTCGCTATGGACGTATAGCGTTTTTGATCGAGAGCACATCACCCTGACTGCGAAGTTGCGCCTGGGCACACCGATTACCGACAGTCCAGGAGAGACCGTTGGCGGCGCCGCACCCACCGGCGTTGTTGCAAGCAAAGACGCGGTCTTTGTTTCATTGGCCCATAGCGATGCAATCGCAAAAGTCAGTCCGGACGGGACGCGGCTTCTGGCGCAAGCTGAACTCTCGCCATTCGCAGGCAGCATTTTTCGGGATCCTGCGGGGCGGCCTCTACGAGGCGTGATGCCAAGCGGAGTTGCAGTTGGCGGTGGCCGCCTCTATGTGGCGGAATCAGGAATAAACGCAGTGGCCGTGCTCGATACAGATACGCTTCAAGTTCTGGAACACATTCCTGTGGGTTGGAATCCAACCGCAGTTGCTCTCTCTTCCAGTGGCAGCACTCTCTATGTGATCAACAGCAAGGGAAAGGGATCTGGTCCCAACGCGGGCAGAGAACGTGATCCTGCGGCCCCCACATACATCGGCTCGCTAGAGTTGGGAAGCCTGAGCGCTATATCGTTCCCTGGTCTGCCGCCCGCTGACGCACTGACGCAGATAGTGGTGTCGGCCAATTCCGCGGCGATCGCCAATTCCACTCCCCTGCCTCGACTGAAACACTGCTTTCTAATCATTCGCGAAAATCGGACATACGACGAAGTCCTTGGAGACGTTCCAGGCGCCAACGGTGACGCCTCTCTTGCACGCTATGGGATGGATGGTTGGACCGAGGAGAAGAAACAGGCGAAGCATCTGAAAGTCACACCTAATCTGCATGCGCTGGCCGCTAGGTTTGCGATCAGCGACAACTTCTATGTTGACTCGGATGTTTCCGCCGACGGGCATCGTTGGATGGTTGGAATCCAACCGACGCCGTTCTTCAATACCGCGTGGACTTCGAGTTATGGCGGTCGTAGGCAGAGTTCTCCAACGGCGGAGCAACCGGGACGGCGCGCATTGTTCGGTGGTGCGGATGCGCCGATGCCCGAGGATGAACCGCAGTTTGGATCCTTGTGGGAACACGTTGCAGCCAATGGCCAGGGAATATTGAATTATGGCGAAGGACTGGAGATTGAAGGAAACGTTGAGATGCCTGGTGCGCAGCCTGAGGGACAGAGGCTGCTTCTCAATGCTCCGTTGCCCAAGCCGGTCTTTGAAGCAAGCGACCGACGCTTTCCAACCTTCAACCTCGGGATTCCCGACCAATTCCGCGTGCGGGAATTCGAGCGCGATTTCCGGTTGAAGCTGGCGGCGGGTAAGGTCCCGGCGTTGATCGTAATCCGTCTGCCCAATGATCACACCGCGGACCCGCGGCCAGGCGACGGCTATCCTTTTCGCGCTTCCTATGTAGCCGATAACGATCTTGCCCTGGGACGTATCGTCGCCTTCCTTTCGAGAACCTCTATCTGGAAAGATTCAGCGGTCTTTGTGACGGAGGACGACGCGCAAAGTGGCGTGGACCATGTGGACGCGCATCGCAGCATTCTCCTTGTAGCCAGTCCGTGGGTCAAGCCAGGCATGGTCTCACATGGACACGCGAGCATGGGATCGATCACGCGAACCATCGACGAATTGCTTGGGCTTGGCCCGCTCAATCTTGAAGATGCACTGGCCGCAGAGATCACTGGTATCTTCGATGCTCAACCGCATCTCGAGCCTTATGCGACACGCGCCGCCGACCCCCGAGTTTTCATCCCCGCAAGAGCGCGGTTTGCCAAACCGAAATCAAAAAAGGAGTCTGCGGCACTTCTGGATGTCGATGACGCAGATGAAATTCGGAAGCAACTCAAGAAGGAAGCCGGCAACCTGCGCAGACCGAATGATGACTAG